The following is a genomic window from Peromyscus maniculatus bairdii isolate BWxNUB_F1_BW_parent chromosome 22, HU_Pman_BW_mat_3.1, whole genome shotgun sequence.
CAAGAGTCCATCACGGTGGGGAAGCATAGTGGTGGGTGCCAGATGTGACGGCGGGTGGCAGGTGTGGCGGCAGGAACGGAAAGCTAAAGGTCCATATCCTCAAAAGCAAGCttgaagcagagagcagacaggaaatTGAGTGGGACTAATGCttaaatcccacccccagtgatgcacttcctccagcaagggtCCACTTCCTGGAAGTTCAACCACTTCCCAGACAGTACCACCAAGTGGGACCAAGGTCTATGGGAgctgtggaggtttgaatgagaatgcccctataggttcatatgtttgaatgcttagttcctAGTTGGCAGAactacttgggaaggattaggagctgtggccttgttggaggaggtatgtctcTGGGGACAGGCAGGCTTGGAGGTTTCCAAAGTCCAGGCCATTCCCAGCTAGCTTTGACTCTGCTTCCAACTTGTGGgtaatgtaagctctcagctactgctccagcaccatgcttgcctgcctgctgccgtccttcccaccatgatggtcatggaccgaccctctgaagctgtaagcaattcctcaattaaatgctttcgtttataagttgccttagtcaatGGCGTCTCTTTACGGCAAtcaagtaactaagacaggagcCTGTGGGGCAATATTTCTTAATTCAGACCATCACAGTAGGGCGAACCTAGACTCAGAGAAAATGTGAATGGACTCCACTTCCAATGATAGAGTGGCAGAGATTTTGCTGCTATCTTTAAAATTGGTACCAGAGCTGATAGTGCCGTCCTTTTGGAgggaataaatacaaatgtagtTGATATATTTACACCAaataaaatagagtaaaaaaaaaataactgaaactTTGGGTATTCTGTTAAATGTCAGAGAGAGGACCAGGGAAAGGAACGGCTCAAGCCACTTTCCAAATGAGCTTTGCTCATAGCCGCCATATCTTTCTGCAAAGCTTCCATGTCATGAGTGGTATCTGAATCTTTCCAGACTCCTTGCAGATGATTCTTCACCTTTTCCCAACTTTGACTAGCGTTATAAGGCAGAGGAGTGACACAAATACATTGATATGCTGCATGACACCTAGTCCCTAAATTTTGTAATTGGAATGACTTCCAATGATAAGTCCCACTGTACCTTGTGGTAATTTACCCAAATCTGTAGTCACTCCATCCCATGAGGAGAGGATGACGTCCTGTGAACTTGTAAGATCTAGTCCTGCACTTCCAGGTGTTGTTCTAGGTAAGTCATGGATAGTAAATTCTGGAGCCTCAGGGACGAGGTCTGTATTAGCCTCTCTTGAATTACCGGGGCTGAGAGGATGCCCCTCTTCTAGTTTTTTGAATTAGTGCTCTTATCACCTTTTTCTCCTGTTAAGGAGTTCCATCTTTGTGGAACTTGGATTTGCATACATTCCTCCAGTGTCTTCCTTTCTGACACCGTGGACATAATCCAGGAGCCGTATTTTTATGGTCCTTGTTGCCTTGCTCTGTACGTGCCTTTTGCATGTGGCCTGCTTGCCCACACTTGAAAcaggtgggctctggggattaTTGCTGCccccatatgtttttttttatgtaggtgctaaATCTCTGTCCTTTCATAGCTGCAGCATATGCCATACCTTGGACAACTGCTGGTGAGGCATCCATGCAAGCCTTGATATAGTCCTGTAGAGTACCTGTCTTTCTCACACATCTGATAAGATCCTGACACAGGGGTTGGCATTTTCCCATGCCAACTGTTTAAGGAGCATGCCAGTCCCCTCTGAGGGGGGGATCATTCTATTAACTGCCTCTTCTAGTCTAGAGACAAAGTCTTGATAGAGCTCCTCATTGGATTGCCTTATACCTGAGAGAGCAGTTCCTTTGGTTCCAAGAGTAGGCAATTTTTTCCATGCATTGACTGCATTGAGGGTAATAGCCTCCAGGACATCTTTAGGAATGGAGGTCTAGACTGAGGAGTGGCATAAGCTCCTGTCCCCAAAAGCATATCCATATCTGGTTTGgctcttcttttctttaaaaaggaagtcaCAATCTCTTTAGACCTATCTTCATAATCTGTCCTCCAGAGGATATAATCCCCTGGGCTCAAGGTTGCCTTTGCTGTCTGATGCCAGTCAAGGTGTAAGCCATAAACTGGCAACCATGTCCAATATCTGGATGATATATGGTGCTGATGGGCCAGCTGTTTTAACAGCTGCCCGTAGTTCTTTAAGAGTCTTaaggggaataggttcccaagcaGGTTCTTCCCCACCTAAGGCTTCCACCACCGGGAAGGGGAATGTAGCATCCCCAGTTCACCTTGCTTCTTCCATAGCTCCTCCAAAGCCAGAGGGGATCAGAGGGCGTCTTTTAGGTTATTGCTTCACAGCCTTAATGGGATAGAAATGACCGTGATGGTGGTCCCTATCCTCAGAGGAGCCATAATTAGCTGCCTCCTCATCTAGGTCCCagtcatcatcgtcatcatcgtTCTTGGCTTTCACATTACAGGTAACTTCTAATAACAGCTCCTTACTACTTGAGGAGGGCTTACTTGAGCTGGTACCATATGATTTAGGCTTTGATGATATTGGCTCAGCCTCATGTACAGAACCTGTCTCCTGCGCTAGACCTTCAAAATCAGTAGAGTCAGTTAGTAACTCCCTCATCTGCAACCACAATGGATATGCATGGGGAGGGAGTTCCCCTTCACCATTTTTCTCaacatattttctcatttccttccccACACGTTTCCAATCTGGCAGGGTAAGGGTGCCTTCCTCAGGGAACCAAGGACTCACCTTTTTTAATAAAGGCAAAGAACTCTCCCAGTGATTGCTCCAATACTTTTAATCCCCTGCTTGCCATCATATGCTTAAACACTGACATAAACAGCCTTTCCTGTTTTGACTCATGTTGCCCCATGTTACCTCAAGATTACTTGCCCTTAACCGATGATCCTTTATCGGTGGAACTGCAGCTTCCTGGCAAGAGCTGATCCTAgaccttgaaagaaagaaaaaaaagaagggggagagaattACCTGTCCCAAGGGTCCCTGTTCAGGTGCCACCTGCCATGGACTGGCCCACCGGGGGTACTATGACCTtaggagaaccagggcttgggtagtcaggaaggcaaggattcggcgactgacagacagacaacacactcagaagtggtttgaatctgctgcaattttacttctgcaaatcagtagtttatatacagaaaagaaaactatcaagtcatacagggaacaagagcttggcaataattcaattacatcatcttttttttaaaaaaaagcaagcacacaattattaataggccctagacatatcccttcacccacaagaactttatgacccacaGAGCAGTCTGTGGTTTCTAAACGgagtacagtccctagacttgtgtaggcttctttgCGGTTGCAGTGTGTCCTTCATCTTATCTCAGCAGTTTTCTAGTTTGTTATACGCTTCCACTTTTCTGGTTCCAATGGcccacttagccaatttggatgctgcagaccctctctaagtctttcttcagttctccaccacatatctcttctaatataaaacctttttatctgctggaatatggactcttgaaCTTTTACGCCTGTAAGGGGTTCTGCTCtagtccttaagtttcccatgctgaacttcctcaacagaggggcccaccatttgcctcctatgagataacatTTTctaccataaatcactttagttgggattcctaaaggatttctagtgggtgagtgttcattccctagaagtgcctgaacctttctttctttattttggggATTTTAAGaaatagctcattctgctatatctgaTAAAGATctatgtccagcttcccctttcctccatagttcacaacctaagcattcattaatttttgctgtgattcatagattaattagaacattatcagaaaagcagttatacagaacccatagcccaaggagctcatgatctgtgaagtacGTCCTCTTTGAGAAGGaagcataacacgggcactctgccagggacctccagggagcttagtcctgtgggacacgtatctcccgtccattattattgacataattgttcatgtcacacggatgacactggagttggtgtggcagatGTCCTCTGAGTTGGGCCTGGGAACAAGTCCTAAGTCTTTAGACATCAACCCTGGGCCACATTTGCAAGAGATAAAACCTTCTGAGGGGCGCACAGAAACCAAGCTGCCAGATGAGCTGACTCTGGAATTCAAGCATAAGCCTAGACTGCAAGGTAGGGCATCCTGTGACCCGAGTACAGGGCCACAGATTCACTGTAAAAATGTTATGGCACCTAACACCAGAACACAAAATGTAGAATTATCTGAGTTGCACCCTGGTCCAGACCTTAAAGGTATAAAATCTAAGGAGTTCTGCCTGgggcagcacttggaagatgtgAATTCTGCATGCATTCCCAATGCAAATTCTCAATATATAAACTCCAGTGGGTGTAAATGTGGGCCATATTTGCAAGATATTAATTCCTCTGTGTGCATTCCAGAGCCAGACCCTCAATGTATAAAGTCTgtgtgggagatcccagctggatcaagaacagagagggagaacaaggaataagagaccataataaatgaagaccacatgagaataggaagaagcaaagtgctagagaggcccacagaaatccacaaagatacctccatggtagactactggcagtggttgagagaaagcccgaaccgacctactctggtgatgggatggccaaacaccctaattgtcttgctagaaacctcatccaatgactgagggaaccggatgcagagatccacggccaggccccaggtggagttccaggagtccaattggcgagaaagaggagggtttgtatgagcaagaattgttgagaccaaggttggaaaaagcacagggacaaatagccaaatgaatggaaacacatgaactatgaaccaatagctgaggagccctcaactggatcagggcctctggataagtgagacagttgattagcttgaactgtttgggaggcatccaggcagtgggaccgggacctgtcctcagtgcatgagctggctgtttggaacctgggccttatgcagggacacctggctcagcctgggaggaagagactgaaactgcctggattgaatctaccaggttgaactcaatccccagggaagtctttgccatggaggagatgggaatggggggtgggctgggcggAAAGCTGttggggagggatggaaggggggaggacaagggaatctgtggctgatatgtaaaattaaattaaattataaaataaaataaataaagtctgtGTGCAATCCTAGGCCACATTTACATGGAATGAATTCTTCTGTATGCATTTTAGGACCAAAATTGCAAAGTGCAGATTATACTGGATGCATCCATGAGCCAAACTGGCAAGATGTAAATTCTTCTGTATGCACACCAGGGCCAAGTCCTCAGTGTGTGAATTCTTCTGTATGCACCCCAAGACCAAGTCCACAGTGTGTGACTTCTTTTGTATGCACCCCAGGGACAAGGCCTCAGTATGAGAATTCTTCTGTATGCATCCCAGGGACAAGTCCTCAGTGTGTGAATTCTTCTGTATACACCCAAGGGCCAAGTTCTCAGTGTGTGAATTCTTCTGTATGCACCCCAGGGCCAACTCCTCAGTGTGTGAATTGTTCTATATGCACCCCAGAGCTAAGTCCTCACTGTGTGAATTCTTCTGCATGTTCCCCAGGGCCAAGTCCTCCATGTGTGAATTCCACTGAGTGCCATCCTGAAGCATATATGCAAGGTGTGAATCAATGGGCATCAATTCTAAGGCCACACATTCAGTGTGTAGGTTCTACTGGGCGCAATCCTAAATCACATTATCAAGGTGTGAATCCTTCTTCACTCAATCCAGGGCCAAACCCTCAGTGTGAACATTCTAATAATAGGTGTAGTCTTGAGCCACTTCTTCTTGGTATGAATCCTGGTACAACATTTCCAGCACCACAGATTATGTGTGTAAGTTCTGTTCGGGGCAATACCAAAACACATTGGCAAGATGTGGATTCTTCTTCCTGTACTAGAAGACAAGAGTCACAGTCTGTAAATTCCACCGGATACAACCCTGGGCCACATTTACAAGCTCCAAAACTTCAAGGTATGAAGTTTTCTGAGTTGAACTCAGGGACAGGAATTCAAAGAGAGATGCCTATAATAGTTAGCAAAGGTCAACACGTGCAAGACCTGAAGTTTGAATCAACTCCAGGGTCAAATATTATAGATGTAGCACCTGTAGAATACAACCTTGGGCCACAGGTACAGAGTGTGAATTTTTCTGAATTGAATTCAGGATTAAAATTGCAATGCAGAAATCCAGCGAAGCTTAGTCCAGGGCCACAGTGGCAAAACGTGAAGTCCTTTGAGTTGACCCCGGGTCAGAATCTCAATGTCAAAAATCTGTTCTGTTGAAATCTGGACCACCTTTTCAAGGTGTGATGTCATCTCACTTAACGATAGGGGCagagtttcaagagatcccatttttttcccccaaaataatTAATCTTCTGTAATTGAATTTAATTATGTTGGCTGAAGATCATACCAATTCATATATATTCAGATTTCCTTtggtattagattttttttttcagatcttcAACATCTAATGTTATATTCAAAGGTTTTACCAATTAAAGACCAATTACACACTAAAAGCTTTACAATTATACGTTTGCTGTGTTTTCACTAGGCATTACCACATTGATAATATTCATAGTTTCTCTTCAGTATGAATTTTTATATACTTGATGATTACTGGgctatgcaaaggctttaccgcACTGTATAAATTCATGGGGTTTCTCTTAATTATGTCATCTTTCATGAACTTGAAGCGCATTGTGATGAGCAAAAGCTTTACCACACTTATTACAAATGTATGGTTTCacctccagtatgtgttctttcatgcaacTAAAGAGCAGTGTGATGAACAAAGGCTTTGCCACAATGGTTaaattcatagggtttctctccagtatgtgctctttcatgcctttgaagattaCTGTGATAAGCAAAAGCTTTACcacacctattacaatcaaagggtttctctccagtatgtcttctttcatgcctttgaagagtACTGTGATAAGCAAAAGCTTTAtgacactgattacattcatagggtttctctccagtatgtcttCTTTCATGCCCTTGAAGATGACTGTAATGAGCaaaagctttaccacactgatcaCATaaatatggtttctctccagtatgtgttcttttatgcatttgaagattACTGCGACGACtaaaggttttaccacattgattacattcatagggtttctctccagtatgtgttgtTTTATGTACTTGAAGATCACTGgactgtgcaaaggctttaccacattgattacattcatagggtttctctccagtatgtgttcttttatgtcctTGAAGATGACTGGGCTgcgcaaaggctttaccacactcaTTAcattgatagggtttctctccagtatgtgttctttcatgcctttgaagagtACCATTttgagcaaaggctttaccacactgattacatttataaggtttctctccagtatgtattctttcaTGCAATTTAAGAGCACTGTGAcgagcaaaggctttaccacactgattacattcataaggtttctctccagtatgtgttctttcatgctcTTGAAGATGACTATGACgaacaaaggctttaccacattgattacattcatgggACTTCTttccagtatgtattcttttatgaAATTGAAGAATATTTCGATGggcaaaggctttgccacattgatTATATCCATAAGTTTTTTTAGTAGTATGTGTTGTTTCATGCTTTTGAAGACGACTGTCTTGTGCAAAAGCTTTAATGTATTGATTGTATTCATAGGGTCgctctccagtatgtgtttttTCATACCTTGGAGGATGACTGTGAtttacaaaggctttaccacactgagcATGTTCATATGACTTCTCTGTAGTATGACTCCTTTCGTGCCTTCCATGTTTTTGAgaactttgacaatgttcttcTACTTCAAGATCTTCCCAATTGTAGCCTATATCATTGAAGTTCATAtaggtctccagcatcacatctttgtagagattccTCTGTGCCAGATCCAACAATGCCCATTCATCATGAGTGATGTCAACATGTACATCATTATATGTCACTGGATTCATGTTGTGGGTTCCCAGCTTGTCCATGCTCTCTGCTCAGCTTCCTGCAGCTGCATTCacaacacagcacacagaatCAATGGCACCTTCTCCTCTTCGGAGTCAAGCCTGAAGCTGGCTGCTACAAGGACCCTGCACCACTTCTGACTGACAGGTCGCCTAGAGggcctgattggctagtgaggccTGAATGAAAAGAGCACCTCCCATAGGGTTACACTATGCTTAAAAACACAGTACAATAATTCCTAAGCCTGCCTTTCCCCGCAGACAGAGATATTTTCTAAATCagcatatatatgcattttaataGCACTTACCCCCGGCTTCAATACAAACCCTGCTATCTTATTGCATTCCATAGGcactttcccttcctccccctggaCACAATGTTACTAGCTAGTGTGCGCAGCCCACTGTACTGTGTGGTGTGGGGTGATTCCCTGTCACACAGGTGGAAGGGTTTCCACAATATTAACACATGTTTGTTCTGCGACTTCCCACTGAGATCAGTTGAACTGAATATACTTTTATCCAGTGGTCACAGAGAATTCAGGCAACCAGGAAAGGAAGCAGGAACCAGATCACAAACAATATAGTAGGTCTTTCTTCCATCAGAAAGCTGGTTGATGGCTCCATTGCTTTAGGAATTTTATCCCTTGTCAGGGTTTCCTAGGTCAGCATGCTCTCTTCTCAACTTCCTGCAGCCAAGAGATCCCATTTTTGAAGAACCAACTTGGGTCGTGGCTGCAAACTGCACAACCTGTGTTCACTTTGAGGCCTCTGTCAAATGGTGTGAAATCTGTGGGAGTTTCACTAACACCACTGCCTGAAGATAGAATGTCTCCAGAGATGAGCAAACAGCCATTGCTTTGTTTGACAAATTCTGTAAAACTGACACCTGGCTGCAGTCTGCAGGACTTGAGAAGTAAGGAATTTTCACCAGAACCTTGTTTTCAAAAAGTTAaatctgtgaagttgaagccaggTTCACCGACTCCAAGTGTGAACCCTTTAGAGTTCGCTCCATGCCACTGTTCTCAACGTACTAAGACTTCCTTTGCACAGAAGCCATGTGTTCATGAAAAAAAGCCTATGCAGCTGAGACTAGGCTCCCAACAGCAAAGCATGGATTGCCAACAGTTTCCTTTAAATGAGAAACCAGTGGTATCAACACCAGAGTCCATGGGGAACGTCTTAGGACCAGCACTGTCTAGTATCAAATTTTCAAATTTGATTCCAGAATCAGGAATTGAATCAATAAAAGTAACCCATCATCAGCATCAAACCATGGAATTAAAGAGCATGGCCTCAAGATAGAGTCAAGTCACAGATACCTGGAGGTAACTCCTGAGGCATTGTTTTAAGTCATGGATTCCATGAGGATGATTGACAAATTAAGTCCACATGGCATAGAACCAGTAGGAATAGCCCCAAAGCCACAATACCAAGTCATGGAATCAGTGAAGATGGATACACTGCATAACTATGAAGCCATAAGACCAGGATGTATGAGTCGAGGGGCACAGCAGACGGTTGTGGAAGCTGTGGAAATGATTCCCTAGCCTCAGCATAAAGACATGGGAACACTGACCATGACCTTGGGGTCACAGAATCAAGCCACAAAACACATCAGGATTATTCCAAGTCCAGTACATCAAAATGCAATGGAAATTAGCTCAAGTGCACTGCCTGAAGACACTGAAGATACAAAAGTGTCTCCAGTGGCAAAACAAGCCATGGATGTCATGCAGATAATTCCACTAGGACAGACACACATTACTAAATCTAGGGCTTTGATCCGAGGCTCACAGCCTCCAGCTGAAAATTTGACCCCAGTGTCAGCtcaacctgtagctagagttttcctgccttggccacagtcaggacaaatctttgtcacccgccagtcccacagccgctcagacccagccaagtaaacacagagacttatattgcatacaaactgtatggctgtggcaggcttcttgttaactgttcttatatcttaaattaacccatttttataaatctataccttgccacatggctggtggcttaccagcgtctttacatgctgcttttcctggcggtggctacagtgtctctctctccttcttcctgtttccccaattctcctctctccttgtcccgcctacacttcctgtctggtcactggccatcagtgttttatttatatagaacgatatccacagcactagcTCAACCAGATGTTCCGACTACTGCTGTCCCAGTAGGAACTGTAGAATCTAGAAGCgtacctccacagccaccatctaAAGTCCTGGAACCACCAGGAATGACTGATGACCTGCTACCGTCAGGTCAGTCCCTGCATGTTCTAAAGGTGACCCCACTAGTCCAGGCATCTCCCACAGGAATGATCACACCACTACAAATTGTAGAACCTCAATTCAAAGAGGCTCTGGAATTGCCTTCTGGGTTACAGGGTCAAGTTGGAGTCTCCGTGGGGACTATGCCACAATCTCGAGGCACAGAGTGTGTGTCACTGACTCCAGGACTGTCTCATCAGGTCACAGACCCTTCAGAGTTCACCCCATGACACCAAGACTTAAACTGTTCGGAGGTGAGCCCAAGGCAAAGTCACAACATGACAGAAACTATGGGGTTGAACTGGCCACAAGTGAAGGATCCTATGGAGACACCACAGTGACATCATCAAAGAATGGAATCCACGAGAACAATCCCAGCACAACCAGATCAAGGTGCAGTACCTATAGGAAGGAGCCAAAAGCATCAAGCTCCAGAAGCTGAAGTAGGGCCAGTCATACCACTGCTTCAGGAAATggaatatttggggggggggggtacaatCCCACAGCCTAAGGTTAGGGATTCAATGGACTTACCCCCAGAACTACAGAA
Proteins encoded in this region:
- the LOC102913059 gene encoding uncharacterized protein LOC102913059 — encoded protein: MDKLGTHNMNPVTYNDVHVDITHDEWALLDLAQRNLYKDVMLETYMNFNDIGYNWEDLEVEEHCQSSQKHGRHERSHTTEKSYEHAQCGKAFVNHSHPPRYEKTHTGERPYEYNQYIKAFAQDSRLQKHETTHTTKKTYGYNQCGKAFAHRNILQFHKRIHTGKKSHECNQCGKAFVRHSHLQEHERTHTGEKPYECNQCGKAFARHSALKLHERIHTGEKPYKCNQCGKAFAQNGTLQRHERTHTGEKPYQCNECGKAFAQPSHLQGHKRTHTGEKPYECNQCGKAFAQSSDLQVHKTTHTGEKPYECNQCGKTFSRRSNLQMHKRTHTGEKPYLCDQCGKAFAHYSHLQGHERRHTGEKPYECNQCHKAFAYHSTLQRHERRHTGEKPFDCNRCGKAFAYHSNLQRHERAHTGEKPYEFNHCGKAFVHHTAL